GCTCCTCCCATCGCATGCATATCTTTGCTTTCCATTAATTCCTAGTAGTAATCAGCAGTAGATGACCGTGTTTTATTGAGAAGATTTTCAGCATCGTTTCTAGTCTAATGCAGTCAGTCAAAGTTCGTCAGTTTGTGAGCCTAGCTCGTGTCAGGTCAGACTTATATAATATGGATTTCTTTCTGTTCCTTCTTGGTAATGGGTGACAATATTTGAACTTTGGTAAACCGGGAATAAAGATGTGGTAATTATGTGGTTTAAATGCAGGCTGCTCAGTGCTGttgtttgcttcttcttttatCTGCTGCAGGCGCCAGGCGCGCACTATAGTAACACTGCCAGGTCTCTTTATTACCCcataaaacaaatttggtTGTTTTTCGTTGACCAAAAAGATCCGACTGTCAGCGATTATCGTCAGATCGCAAGGAGCGCTGTTCCTTTCAAAAGTTACCGTGGTAGTGTAGGATTTTTAGATTGCGCGTCGACAGCGAGGGGGGGATGTCAGGAATCAGCTGTTCCATTTTCAGCGGCAGCAGAGATAGAAGCAGCGCCGACTACACCTTACTGGATCGCAGCGCTGCGAGGGAGGGAATGTCTGGCGTCCATTCCTAACCGAGTGACTCTGAAGATTTTACCTCTTTTGGAGGTATTCATGATTCACCTTTTTACTGTTTTTCTCTTTAGCCAAGTTCAGAACCGAGCTCGTATAACCTTACCCGCCACTGTTTATAGGTTTGGAGTACTTACACCGTCTTCAACAACAAGCCGTTACTAATTTCTATTTTAtggtttttctcttttttttattcatttttcttttctaatgGACCCACGTGTCATCCTTCCTTTTGTTCTCGGCGGATCTAAGTGTTGGCTAGGTAAACGCCCCATAGTAAGAGGGGTAGTTATGAACCCTGTGGACCACCTCCATGGGGGCGGTGAAATTAATCAGTCAGTTGAATATTCGGGAGCAGTAATTTAATCGTTCgaatttttttacttattttatttagtAGCCTTATAGTAGTCTTAGATTTTGCATTTTGATGAGCCTCGTTTTGAGGAATTCATGGGTTTCCGCGTAAAACCTGTTACTTTTGCAAGTAACATGTACTATTCTTTTCTATCcatctctccgtcacatagACCTAGTACATGTTTAGTATCAACCATTGGAGTTGGAGATGCCCTTGTCTAGCAATATAAACTACCATAAATTTTTATAAATATACTTTGATCGTTGCTATTCTTTAGaggcgaagtatccggtgaaaacccccattcggtgcaaaccgtgcaaacttcataaaaatcatgtttaaaagtttcaaaaagattctacaaaaataccatatgttgtgAGTGCGATGTTCTACAAATCTGCAAAATTttaagttcaaaatcaaaagcatttgaaaggaattaaaaagagaaaattacaatgaatagtgtcaaacactgaaagaccactattcatgcagaatttgttttttcgctgctaccaaacgaaattgagtttggacttgaaattttacacatatataaaacgtcacttttctaacatatgtgatttttttaagaattttttgaaatcttttcgatggagttttcatagtttgcaccgtagacgtagttttcactggatacttCGCCTTCTTCAGATACTAAGtgttttcttgaaagaaaCACCCAAGCACTCCATTTTAGATACCAAGTATTGAGCACCTCTGAATTGTCAGGGGGCAACACGGTAGACAATTGTGGCATTATCACATCGTGAGAGGTAGTACGGAATACTACTAAAAGAAAAGCGAGAGAAGAAAACGAAATTGATACCTCGCGTTGTCGTGCGCTTGAATGACGTACGTGCCCTGCCGTTGAAAGGTGGATGTGAACTTCTCTGCCAGTCTTCCCGGTCCTCATCACCCCCGATTTCAGCTTGGCACCTAGACATGATGACGCCGCCTTCTTTCCATCATCCATCGTGCATCCCTGGGTGTACCATAGCATGAGTTAAAGTTGGTCAACCCATTGCCTAGTCGATCCTGAAAAGTTCGTGGGATCCACTCCAAATTATCTTCCCATCAATGACTATCTCGAATTGTCTTCACTGACATCATGCTCAAGGCTCTTGGTTACGAACGTCGAAAGCTGGAGCAAAGGTAAATGGAAGCCCACGTCGCTGGTTGCTTGCTGTTTCAtagatacttcctccgtttcataatttttgtcaaaagattacatgtatctaaatgttttttaaaatagatacacccatttttcatcaaatttgagacaagaattatgaaacggaaggagtagtatttttatACTGTTTTATTTTGATGTGGTAAAGACGAGTTAACTTTAAATTgtggtgtatttttttaaagtaaaTTGTGGTGTATTTTGGATGAACATGTTTCGATGGTTCATGCTTCCTGATGCTTTTCATAGAACAATTTTTGCGTCGCTGCATCAGGGGCGGAGTTAGCATTTTTATTTGGGGTGGGGCGAAAGCttcagaaagaagaagattagGGGCTCATTCGGTTAAAAGGAAATCAAAATATAGGAAAAAAGCAAAACTTAGAATTGCCATATGGTGGCACTTTTCATTCTAAGgaattgttaaaaaaaaaggttggaCCTAATGTTCATCTCCCgccaaaacaaagaaaacaatgagaTTTCTAAGAAATcaatttgcttgtttcctaCGAAACGAATACATCTACGATGATTTTTCCCTATGAAATCCTCAATCCTTTGACTTTCCTATGAAAATCCTATGAAACGAACGAGACCTAGAACTTGCCTCGTGCCCTTCTCTACTCGGAGCGGTGGCACCCTGTTGTTGGTCCTTGCTCGGGATGCAGACGCATGGTCTAAGATCTGTGGCTCTACCAGCTATCTAGGTTCAGCCTTATTTGGGAGTCGTTGGGAAGACAAGAAGTAGTTCGATAGCTCGAGGATGGGGATTCGTTTGATCGCCCTATTCGTTACTAGCGTCTTACGCAGGTGCGGTTGGAGTTGGATTAAAATACAAGATGCACGTCCAAACGGAGAACATGGGGTTTTCGGGCCTTTTCCTCTGCACTATCAATAACATGTATGCATACATAGacactagaaaaaaaaatctaactaGAGCTGGCTTTCCAAAGTTGGATGAGTTTGGAAGCCCAACAAAAGATTgattaaaaaacaaaacaaaaattcttACCTCGCTCGACACCTATCAAAGGCTGCATCGCCTCCGTCGTTTTCCTCACGCGCCGTTGATGACCTATCCCCCTTGCAGTGTTGGATCTGCCTCTCCGTCTCGCAGCCTTTCTCCTCCCTATCCCGTGCTCGATCCGGAGGAGACAGGAGGTGTGACACGGATCTGCAGCGCGTGGTGTGCAATTGGTGCAAGGGCGATGGTGGCCCGGAGGAGTAAAGAGAACATGACGCCATCGTTCCACGGCGAAATCGCATGGAACCGATGCACACGAGAAGATGGCGGGGGTAGAGAAAGGGCTGCAACAACGGAGTTGggggagaacggcggcggaggagctaCGGAGGTGGTGGAGtcaggtggcggcggtggtagAAACCCCTAGAGGACTGGTGAGAGAGATAAATATATAGAGAGGGAAAGAGAGGAGCGTTAGGAATAAGGGGAGGAGAGAGGCGGTCGGGTAGTTTGGAGGGGCTGCGATGGCTCAGGAGAATTAGCGCAATGGCATTTTGGTGTAAACACCAGCAAAGATGAGTGATATGAGCATGGCATGGAGCATGAGAGGCCAAAAATCCCCACGACGTCATGTTTCGAGAGTTATTGATCGCTTctgtataaaaaaaattgttgtaaTATTGTGCTATCAATAACTTTTAGCTGGAAGAATGCTCATCAGCCAGAAAACCAATAAAATGTTACATAGTGTGTGAACAAATTGGAAGTGAGTGGAGGGTAACAAACCATAATTTTCTTCCGAGAATATCGAATGCACATGGTTTCCTGCCGTATATATTTACATACTACTAATTGCTTAGGTATGAACGAAAAAATTTAAACGCACAACCAAAAAAGTCCTGTTTCCAACGAACACTAAAATCAATACAGTAcgttttcatttttcttcttctgagaACACAATAGTACGTTTCGTGTTTTTAGGGAAACAAAAAAGTTTCATATCGACGCCGCAGCCTCGACATAGGCAAACAACCCGTGGCCGTCGGCCTGCCAAACTAACTTCGTCGACGGcccaaaaaaaggaaatcagaGCGCCCCGTGCCGCCACCGCTCTTCTTGGTCCCGAAGCCATCCACGCCTTCTCCCCTCGACATGGCGTCCAGAGATCTCCGGCGGCTGCTCGACGGCGCAGCCCTCGTCGCTCGCGAGGCCGCCAGGCGCTCCTCTGGCCGCGATATCCTCAGGTCTGCCCTCCTCGCTGCCACTGACCTCGCCGGCCTCACCAGGGGCACCCCACGCCGCCCGCAGCCCCCTCCACCTACCCCCGGACCCCATCCTGGGGAAGCAGACTCCTCTCGCCCatcgtcctcctccgtcgTGTACTTCTCTCACGATGATTCCCCGTTGCGAGAACCCCCATTGGAGCAGCAACCCCCGTCGCAAGATTCCCTCCACCCCGCCCAGACGCAGGAGAATCAGGAGATCACCAACAGCCATACAACCGCCGCAGTCGCAGCTGCTGCTAAACGAGAAGCCGTGGAAGCGGCTAGACCTGAAGACGAGGCATTTCGCCCTGAACTCTCACCGTCGCCCTCGCCCTCGCTCTCGCCCACGCCGTCGCCGGTCGAAAAGAGGCGCCGGCGAAGGGAACGGAATGTTCCCTCCACACCTTTTACCCGAGCCATTGGGTTAGTATATAACGCCTTGCAACGATTTTAACCCAAATACATGTTTATTGTTGTTTCCTCGTGTATGTATAAATCTTCTTCTTTATTGGTGATGTGCCGGAAAAAATTAAGGTTTGCAGGTCTTGGTGCTGGACTTGCGTGGGGCGGTCTTCAGGAGTCAGCCCGGCGGGTGATGTACGGCACACCGGTTGGCGATGGCAAGCAGTCAGCACTCTCACCATTCTTGTCTGACCAGAATGCTGAGCGTGTTGCCCTTGCACTGTGCCGGATGCGTGGAGCGGCGCTCAAGGTGGGACAGATGCTGAGCATCCAGGATGAATCCCTCGTGCCCCCGCCGGTATTACCTGAAACTGATGCTGCAACATTTGGGTTTAGCCTATTGTTATGTGTGTCATATGCCATTTGAAGTTATGTTGGCTGACTTAATGTAGGTGTTGGCAGCTCTTGATATTGTTCGTCAAGGCGCTGATGTTATGCCCAGTAAGCAGCTGAATTCTGTCCTTGATGCTGAGCTTGGTCAAGGCTGGTCTTCTAGGTTGAGGAGTTTCGATTATGAGCCACTGGCTGCAGCGAGTATCGGACAGGTTGGACCACCTGAGGCAATTAGCATAAGAAAGTCAAGATTTGATCATTTGAGGGTCACCAACACCAACTGAAGCTAATATATTATCTGATGCTGCTCAGAGAATTGAGCTGTCTTTTGCTTATTTGTTCCTTCCCTTTTGATCAGGTTCATCGAGCGGTCTTGAAGGATGGTTCAGAAGTTGTGATGAAAATACAGTATCCCGGGGTTGCAGATAGTATAGAAAGTGATATTGAGAATGTTAGGCTACTCCTGACTTATACAAATCTCATCCCTAAAGGTCTTTTCCTTGATAGAGCGATAAAGGTAATTTTAGTCTTCATATTTAGAAAGTAATTTTAGTCTACATATGTATACTGTATTATAAATTTTTATGTCAAAACTTTCTAGGGCTCCTTTAATTCAAAGGAATTCCGTGGGAATTTTGGAGGATTCTACTCCTCACAAGTTTTTCCTATAGAGCTGATTTGATTTGTAAGATTGAAAACCTTGTTAGTTTATCCTATGGGCTACTTTGCATATAATTCTAACCAGCGGTGGAGCTAGAGAAAACTAACACGGGTGGACAGCTTTGACATTCATAAAAcaatatatgtatttttcatgcCAAAATAATGTGTTCGCAACTTTAGCATAGATAATTCGACATAATGACAATCTACGATGACAAAGAAGTAACTATAGCTTGCAGAAGATGGTTGGCATTGTCAAAATACATATCATATCCGGCCTTAATTTAAAGGCCAAACCTAGTCATTAACACCTTATAGACTAACTAAGGTTTGTGAAAGAGTTAAAAACAACTAAACATGCATAATACCCTTCATAAAACATTCTTGGGCCATGCCCTGATGCATACATGCTGATATCATGCAAAAGGAGTGTGTAAGTGCAGGATGGAGTTGCTGCATTGAATGGACAGGCTGAGCCTGCTACAGCCTTGGTTAGGCAAGGGGATATACTTCTCAATGTTTCATTGCGTAGCATGGCATGTAAATGATAGGTTCCACTAAAAATCATGTTGAGCTCTGGTGCTAGTGCACCAGGCTAAGAGCATGTAGCTCTGCCCCTGATTCCAAAGAAATTTTTCCATTGGGTCCAACATTATGGATTTTTTTCATCTTGTGTATGAAAACTATGGCAAACACCTAACCATTCAAGaaattcctgtgtttttcctTTGGTGCAGCTAAAAAACTTATATTACTCTCTCcagccggaattacttgtcggtattacatgtatctagacgctttttaaacatagatatgtccatatttgggcaaatttgagacaagtaatataggtcggagggagtacttgttcCTACGTTTTCAATTACCTAGGATTTAACATGTCATGAAATTTTCTATTCCTGCACTTTTGGAATGCGGTGAATCATGGAGCCCTAAAAATGCTATGCGAAGTAATGTACACAAGGGTATGTATGTTATTTCCTTCGCAGATGCTGTAGCCTATGTCATGAAATAATGAACACAGGGCCATACTTAATTTTGAGCTTAGTTCGATATAATTTTGAGATGACCTAAGTCACATTCAAATATTACTGTTGTTCACAGTCTTTCTCTGCACATTTCACGATCTTATTAGTTCTCACCTTGTAACACATACTGCTCACGCTGATGGTATTCTAAATCTAAATAACATAGGTCTCCAGTGTTGAGTTAAATATAGGTGTAAAGTTGTTGCAAATCTATGGTTGGCACTTGACATAGCATAATTTCTTCCATGTTCCTGTTATGCAGGTTGCAAAGCAAGAGCTGGCAAGGGAATGTGATTATGTCATAGAAGCAAGTAACCAGAAGCGGTACAAGGAGTTGCTCTCTGGTAGCGAGGGCTTTTATGTCCCTAAGGTCACTGACCAATTGTCTAGCAAAAAGGTGTTGACATCAGAGTTTGTGCCAGGTGCTTTTGATTTTTCATTCTGTTTTTTTGGGTCTATGCTGTTCCAGTTTACGGTGCTTTAGTGATGGAATCTTTTTAAAAGCCATGCCCATTTCAGTTTCATGTGATTCCAGAAATTGACATGGAATTTCTCTACCTTTGTTGTACATATGCAATCTGAACTCAACTGTCATTATTATGTAAATGACCTAGTATGTATCTTATTGCCGGACCAAGAATTTGAAGTAGACATAGTAACTACTTACTGACATCTGAAAACTTTGTTATGGCATTTCATACAGAAAGTAAGCCATATTTGTGGCATTCATGCCAAGAATTTGAAGTAACCATAAATTATTTATTCCATATTTATTCTGCAGATAGTTTCACAATGGAATAGTACTTGAATTGCATCATTTGAATAATAGGAGTACTCCCTGTTCATTAGTTTGTCCTTGTGAAGTTCTTGTAATTTTATCCATCAATAATTTTTTGGGGTGATAAGCATGGAATTAACTGTGTCAGCTATGTGACAATAGTCAGACTCAGTAACCATTCCGGAGCAGAACTCCTCTGTTACTGCTGATTACTCATGAGCTTAATTTCCCTTGTAGACCTGAACAGAGTAATAAATGTGGTTCCCAGTGTTGTGAATGAGGGTCCAGACACCCTCTTTAATAAAGCTGAGCCTAACAGAAAAAACGGAGTCCTAACAATGAGATACTGAGATACGCTACGTATCTCAGTGTCGAATAAAGACACCTACTACTAAAATATTTGCAGCTAACTAGATTCAATACTTAAAGTTAAAGCATAACAAAGTTTTTGCTTTATGAAATGATCTTGCCAGTGTCGAATACAGACACCGGCAAGATTATTTTGCTAACTACATTCAATATGTCAGTGTCGAATAAAGACACACAATTCAACCCCAgctgccatgccatgccagTGCTACTGCAATGCACACCTCCTGCTGTATGGATCCACATCCATGACACCATTTGTTATTTGCTTTACGAAATATTCTTCTAATTATCTAAAATTAATCCTTGTATTTTAATCGGTAGATGAGTGCACATCGTGTTCCTGTGCCCCGTCTTGTTTGCACATActaagtttttgttttgtttttggatAGAGTGCTTAACAAGTAAAAGCTACATCTGCTTGTTGGTTATTTACAGGAGTTCCTATCGATAAGGTGGCAGGACTAAGCCAAGAAACCCGCAATTATGTTGGATGTAAACTGCTTGAACTTACGATAAAGGAGTTATTTGTCTTCCGGTTTATGCAGGCACGTGTTGCTTCTCATACCATCGGCTTAAATACTTAAAGGATACACACAGTCTTGCTAGTTAGTAGTTAGAGTAAAAATGCACCAGAAGTCTAAATGAGTCAATACTAAGTTAGTGTCAATACATAAAGGATACACACAGTCATGCTAGTTAGCCAGGGTGCCAAGGTAGTGCCAATACTAACTGAGTCATCGAGGGTCCTATCTGCACCGATCAACTCTGACCTGCACACGTGGCATGCTGACCACCGCTATGTAGGCAATACTTTGCAAAAGATCCTAAAAAGTCTCCTCTTCTCATTTTGTGGCCCCTCTATCCCTTTCTCGTTGATGCAACGATGCTGATGATGGGCGATTGAAAGGCAAGCTTCCCGGTGACCGTGGTCTCTcaaaccgccgccgctgagccTGTTGTGGCCTTTGCTTTGCAGAGCACCTCACATGTCATCGCTGGCGGTTCATCGCGCACTATGGCAAGCCCAGTCGAGGTAGGGAAATGTTTAGAGCGGTCACAAAATGAGAAGAGAGGACTTCTCATGTGTGgttttgggaaaaaaaatgcttacGTGGCGGTGTTCAGATTGCCACACATGCAAGTTAGAGCTGATGCAGTGCGATAGGACCTTCGTGACCCACTTAGTGTACTTTTAGGACTCAAACCTTCATTTTCATATTATTAGGATTACCTTGGCACTCCTGCAATACTCTGGAAATCCTAAAAGTATTGCTTGGGTGCCAAGTTAGTCCCAATACTATGAAAATGTACATTTATGTCCTCAGATTACACCAAGTGAGTCATTAGAGATCATATCTGTACCACATCAGCTCTGACCTGCACTCGTGGCAGGTTGATCACAGCTATGTAGACAATATTTTGCGAGAGAACCTAAAAATGACCCTCTATCCCTTTTCCCAACTCAAGGTCACTTGGGCTTGCCAACATGCACGCGCAATGCGATGATACTGATTGGGCATGCTTGTCGGCGACCCTGGGATCTCGGGCCACCATTGCTTGAGCCTGGTGTGGCTTTTGCATCGCAGTACACAGCGTGCACGGTGGCGAGCCTGTGTGAGCTCGAGGTAGAGGAAAATGTGTAAAGCAGTCAGAAAATGAGAAGAGACAACTGTTTAGGGATGGTTTTGCAAAATTACCACGCGTGCAAGTCAGAGCTGATGCCGTGTGGATTGGACCTTCAGTAACTCACTTAGTATACTTTTGGAACTCAGATA
The Brachypodium distachyon strain Bd21 chromosome 2, Brachypodium_distachyon_v3.0, whole genome shotgun sequence genome window above contains:
- the LOC100835317 gene encoding protein ABC transporter 1, mitochondrial — encoded protein: MASRDLRRLLDGAALVAREAARRSSGRDILRSALLAATDLAGLTRGTPRRPQPPPPTPGPHPGEADSSRPSSSSVVYFSHDDSPLREPPLEQQPPSQDSLHPAQTQENQEITNSHTTAAVAAAAKREAVEAARPEDEAFRPELSPSPSPSLSPTPSPVEKRRRRRERNVPSTPFTRAIGFAGLGAGLAWGGLQESARRVMYGTPVGDGKQSALSPFLSDQNAERVALALCRMRGAALKVGQMLSIQDESLVPPPVLAALDIVRQGADVMPSKQLNSVLDAELGQGWSSRLRSFDYEPLAAASIGQVHRAVLKDGSEVVMKIQYPGVADSIESDIENVRLLLTYTNLIPKGLFLDRAIKVAKQELARECDYVIEASNQKRYKELLSGSEGFYVPKVTDQLSSKKVLTSEFVPGVPIDKVAGLSQETRNYVGCKLLELTIKELFVFRFMQTDPNWSNFLYDDTTRQFNLIDFGAAREFPKKFVDDYLRMVVACANRDRAGVLEMSRRLGFLTGEEPEVMLDAHVEAAFIVGVPFSTSGGHDFRANNITHSVSNLGATMLKHRLTPPPDEVYSLHRKLSGAFLACIKIGAVVPCREMLFQVYEQYNFSDDHSEVSSSTV